A window from Solanum stenotomum isolate F172 chromosome 7, ASM1918654v1, whole genome shotgun sequence encodes these proteins:
- the LOC125871707 gene encoding protein LURP-one-related 15-like yields the protein MATERLEVIGPQFCAPYAVDLSIVKQVMTLKDGSFQVLDVNENVIFSIKGKVFSLRERRVLVDGAGNPLVTFQQKLLTAHNRWQAFRGESTDPKQLLFSVKKSGLLQFLKTKLDVFLATNTKEEVSDFKIEGSWMEKSCVIYASNSTEVAKMHKKRTAESLLLGKDNFGVTVSANVDFAFIVALIVILDEINEDE from the exons ATGGCTACAGAGCGTTTAGAAGTGATAGGTCCACAATTTTGTGCTCCATACGCGGTTGATCTGAGTATTGTTAAGCAGGTCATGACCTTAAAAGATGGTTCTTTTCAAGTCCTTGATGTCAatgaaaatgtcattttttctATCAAAGGAAAGGTCTTTAGCCTACGTGAACGTCGAGTTTTGGTAGATGGTGCTGGAAATCCTCTTGTCACGTTTCAACAAAAG CTATTGACTGCTCATAATAGATGGCAAGCATTCAGAGGAGAGAGTACAGACCCTAAACAATTGCTTTTTAGTGTTAAGAAGTCTGGACTTCTTCAATTCTTGAAGACCAAGTTAGATGTCTTCTTGGCTACTAACACTAAAGAAGAAGTTAGTGACTTCAAAATTGAAGGCAGTTGGATGGAAAAATCGTGTGTCATTTATGCTTCTAATTCTACAGAAGTTGCCAAG ATGCACAAGAAGCGCACCGCTGAAAGTCTTCTTCTTGGCAAAGATAATTTTGGTGTAACTGTGAGTGCAAACGTTGATTTTGCTTTCATAGTTGCTCTTATTGTGATCCTTGATGAGATTAACGAAGACGAATGA